The Branchiostoma floridae strain S238N-H82 chromosome 10, Bfl_VNyyK, whole genome shotgun sequence genome has a segment encoding these proteins:
- the LOC118425065 gene encoding ficolin-2-like: MSTDKLMNGDLTLGGPVYADRRSRVRPAAVQTAFAAAVVLVVSALVAVLLLQIWQLKQLVASLEERNDQILDRIASLEGLDKDESWESNSPVESTESADGAFSPDTQSDPGMHHRGKRAANSLTMPFGGCLQGPPGRDGRDGRDGAVGPPGPPGPPGPPGTPEIPVPTPDPPKMKDCDDVYKAGHTTSGLYTIQPDAAGASFRVYCEMEAGVGGWTVFQKRFDGYVDFAKDWTSYKIGFGALVGEFWLGNDKIYQISNEKVYILRIDLENWSSETVYAEYDRFYIEDEAAKYRLHVGTYSGTAGDGGQGLSAHDGSRFSTHDQDNDYYGGNCATQNGGRGGWWYKYCDNVNLNQPYKHGGGGTDEHGIEWQAWAAHQYSIKASVMKIRPAP, translated from the exons ATGAGTACAGATAAGCTGATGAACGGTGACCTGACGCTTGGCGGGCCCGTGTATGCTGACCGGAGGTCCCGTGTGCGCCCGGCGGCGGTGCAGACCGCCTTCGCCGCGGCCGTCGTGCTGGTCGTCTCGGCGCTGGTGGCGGTACTGCTGCTGCAGATCTGGCAACTCAAGCAGCTAGTCGCGTCCCTCGAAGAGCGCAACGACCAGATCTTAGATCGCATCGCGTCGCTGGAGGGTCTGGATAAAGACGAGTCCTGGGAAAGCAACAGTCCTGTGGAGAGCACTGAG TCGGCGGATGGTGCCTTCAGCCCCGATACTCAATCTGATCCCGGCATGCACCACAGGGGGAAGAGAGCCGCGAACAGCCTGACAATGCCGTTTGGAG GCTGTCTTCAGGGGCCTCCCGGCAGAGACGGGAGAGACGGGCGCGATGGAGCGGTTGGACCTCCCGGACCGCCCGGACCTCCCGGACCGCCCGGTACCCCCGAAATTCCTGTTCCGACTCCTGACCCACCGAAAATGAAAG ATTGTGACGACGTCTACAAGGCAGGCCACACCACCAGCGGTCTCTACACCATCCAGCCAGACGCCGCCGGAGCCTCGTTCCGGGTCTACTGTGAGATGGAAGCCGGAGTCGGCGGCTGGACTGTCTTCCAGAAGCGCTTCGACGGTTATGTAGATTTTGCTAAGGACTGGACAAGTTACAAAATTGGGTTTGGGGCTCTTGTCGGCGAATTTTGGCTCGGAAACGACAAGATCTATCAGATCTCTAACGAGAAGGTATACATTCTGCGCATTGATCTCGAGAATTGGTCCTCAGAAACGGTATACGCTGAATATGACAGGTTCTATATCGAGGATGAGGCAGCAAAGTACCGTCTGCATGTTGGTACCTATAGCGGCACTGCTGGGGATGGTGGGCAAGGGTTAAGCGCCCATGATGGTAGCAGATTTTCAACACACGACCAGGATAACGACTACTACGGCGGTAACTGCGCAACTCAAAATGGTGGTCGTGGTGGTTGGTGGTATAAGTATTGTGACAACGTTAACCTGAACCAGCCGTACAAGCATGGCGGCGGGGGGACGGATGAACATGGTATAGAATGGCAAGCGTGGGCAGCTCACCAGTACTCCATCAAGGCTTCTGTCATGAAGATCAGACCTGCTCCTTAG